The Candidatus Methylomirabilota bacterium genomic interval ACTGCGGCAACTGACCAGTTGAGGATGAGGGTAAGTGCAAGGACCCTTCGGATTTTCGCCCCCCGTTCCCCGGGGGATCTGGGTATTTCCGGTGACCTCAACCCATCCTCGGGCCGCCTTCCTGTACGTTTGCTGGTACGTCAGAGGCGAACTGCTGGAAGTTTTCGATGAATCTGCCCGCTAGCTCTTTAGCCTTGGCGTCGTACGCTTTGGGATCCGTCCACGTGTTTCGTGGAGCCAGAACCTCGGGTGGGACCTCCGGGCAGGCCGTGGGGATCTGGAAGCCGAAGACCGGATCGACTTCGGTCGGGGCCCCGTCGAGCTCACCGTCCAAGGCGGCGTTTACCATGGCGCGGGTGTAGGCAATCTTCATCCGGTGTCCCACCCCGTATGGCCCGCCAGTCCAGCCGGTGTTCACGAGCCAGACATCGACCTGATGTTTGGCGATCTTCTCTCCAAGCATCTTGGCATACACACTCGGGTGCAAGGCCATAAAGGGGGCGCCGAAACAGGTGCTGAAGGTTGCTTGCGGCTCGGTGACTCCCTTCTCGGTACCGGCCACTTTGGCGGTATACCCGGAGAGAAAGTGATACATGGCCTGCTCCGAGTTCAGCCGAGCAATGGGGGGCATCACGCCAAAGGCGTCCGCAGTGAGGAAGACGATATTCTTTGGGTGCTCCCCGAGACCGGTCTTCGTGGCATTCGGGATATACCCGATGGGATAGGCCGCCCTGGTATTTTCGGTGAGGGAGTCATCGTCTAGATCGAGGTGTCTGGTGGTGGTGTCGATGGTAACATTTTCCAGGATCGTCCCGAATTTTCTGGTGGTTTCGTAGATTTCCGGCTCGGCCTCTTTGGAGAGCCGGATCACCTTCGCATAGCATCCTCCCTCAAAATTGAAGATGCCTCGGTCGCTCCATCCGTGCTCGTCATCGCCGATGAGGGTCCGGGCGGGATCGGCGGAGAGTGTGGTCTTCCCCGTTCCGGATAAACCGAAGAAGAGGGCCGTATCCCCTCCGGCGCCCGTATTGGCCGAGCAGTGCATGGAGAGGATGTGCGACTGAGGAAGGACGTAGTTGAGAATGGTGAAGATCGATTTTTTGATTTCGCCGGCATAGCTGGTGCCGCCGATGAGGACCAGTTTTTTCTGGAAGTGCACCACGATAAATACCTGCGAGTTGGTCCCGTCCCTCTCGGGTCGGGCGTGAAAGTTGGGAAGGTTGATGACAGTGAACTCGGGGACATGCTCGGCCAGCTTGGCTGGATCGCGCTCCGGGATGAACATGGTCCGGGCGAAGAGACTGTGCCAGGCGGTCTCGGTGATGATCCGGATCGGTAGGCGGTGGGACGGATCGGCCCCGGCGTAGCAGTTCTGGATGAAGACGTCTCTCCCCTGGAGATACGCGAGCACGCGTTGGTGGAGCCCATCAAATTTCTCAGGCGTAAAGGGGCGATTGACCTTTCCCCACCAGACCTTATCCTCGCAGGAGGGCTCTCGGACGATAAACTTATCGTTGGGAGAACGGCCCGTGTGATCACCCGTTCGGACGACGAGGGGCCCCAGATGGGCGAAGACCCCTTCTCGCCGTCGCACTACCTCTTCATAAAGAGCGGCGGCGGGGAAGTTCCAATACGCACGATCCACATTTCGGATGCCATGGGTTTCGAGTCCGCAGTGCCTCGGGATTCGGCCAAGCTGTTCCATGGTATGTACCCCTTTGCTATCAGACATTCTGAGAGCGACCCTGCCTTTTGGGCCCATAATGGCCGCTGGGAATGGGGGTGTATTCTAATATAAACACCGGCCATCTCCCAAGCGATTCCTCGACTCGGGGAAAAGGGGGTGGGGGGTTGCATCTGGGTGCAGGTGGTGGGTGCCTCGGCGGCCGTTCGCTCACACGGTGAATGCCTTGGCGCCTGTTCCCTTCGGTGAGGGCCCAGGCGGGGCCGGGGCTGAAGACTGCAGCGGAAGGGTGACGGTGAATGTGCACCCCTGGCCTTCGCCGACGGATTCGACGCGGATCAGGCCGCCGTGCAGCTCGACCAGCTTTTTCGTTAGGACCAATCCGAGGCCGGTTCCTTGGTGGCGCCGGCTGAGGGAGGCATCAAGCTGTGTGAAGGGCTGGAAGAGCTTCGGGAGGTCCTCAGCGTTGATCCCACATCCCGTATCATGCACAGCGATCTCCACGGCGTTGGATCCAGCTGGTCGGCTCGTCACCGTGATGTGGCCGCCTTCGGGGGTGAACTTCAGCGCATTGGAAACGAGGTTGTAAAGGATTTGGCGGAACCGGACCGGATCAGCCACCAAGAACGTGGGAGAGGTTTCCAGGGTGAGCTTGATCTCCAGCCTTTTTGCTTCGGCCTGGGGGCGGAGGCTGTCGAGGGCTGCTCGTATGGTCTCCGGCAAGGGAAAGGACTCGGGCAGGATTTCGAGCTTTCCCGCTTCGACCTTCGCGAGGTCCAGGATGCCGTTAATGAGAGAAAGCAGGTGCTGTCCGCCGGCAAGCACATGACTCACGTACCGTCGCTGCTTATCGGTCAGGGAGCCAAATTGCTGATCCTGTAGCAGTTCGGAGAAGCCGATGATGGCGTTCAGCGGTGTCCGGAGCTCGTGGGACATGGTGGCGAGAAACCTGGACTTGGTCTGCGAGGACTCCTCAGCCGTCCGCAACGCCTCCTGGAGCCTGGCATTGGCCTCCTGCAGCTCCCCGGTCCGAGCCTCGACCATTTCCTCGAGATCGAGGGCGGTCAGCAGTTGTTCCTCGTAGAGGCGGGCGTGCTCGATGGCCAGGGCCGCCTGCGCGGCAAAAAGCTTGAGCAGGTCCAGTGTGGCCGGCTCCAGGGGCCGACGACTGTGTTTCCGATCGACTCCCAAGACCCCAATGGCCCGGCCGTGAACCACCAGGGGCAGATTAGCAAAGACCCGGGATCGGAGGGCCGCGATCCGGTCGTAGGGGGGCTTCAGTCGCATCGTCTCGGGCATGCCGGCCCGGCCATCCCAGACGACCGGCTGCCGGGTCCGGTAGGCCTGCGCCACCCCCCCACCCTCCGGTCCAATCGGGACCCGGATCCACTCGAGCGGCTCGGTGGTCCCGGTGCTCGCCACCGTCTGAAGCCACCGCTCGTCTCCATCGGCCAGGAGGATGTTGACCCGGTCAAGCTCCAACACGGTCCGGGCTGTCTGCAGGAGGCGGTCGAGCCGCTCCTGAAACTCCAGCGGTTCCTGGATATGAAGACCCGCCCGGTACAGGGCCGTCACCTTTTCTTCCGCCCGCTTACGCTTTGGTTTCATGACGTTGCTCCGGACCCATTACCAACAGCGAATTGGCTGAGGAAGTGCCTGTACTGTGCTCGACCCATGGGTTCCAAGGCCTAGCTGTCGCCTCTATTTGCGTGAGGTTCGGCGTTTCTCCATACGTCTACGCAAATTGCGTGCCTATGAGCACGCCGTTTTTCTCGCCGGAAGTGACCACAAGAAATGGGGCAGCCGGAGTGCGGAACTTATTGATTTTCTTGGTCAATAAGGCCTTGTGTTTTGTATTGGGATGGCGGTATTATCCATGCAGCGTGCTGGGAAAAATACGCCAGGTGGTCCAGATCATCAACGCGGGGGAATGCTGAGGTGAAAGTGATTTTTCTTTGCACAGGGAACTCAGCGCGGAGCCAGATGGCAGAGGCCTTTGCCTGTCACTACGGGGCGGGACAGGGAGAGGCCTCGAGCGCTGGGATCGACCCGAAGGGGCTTCATCCGCTCACCGTCAGGGTGATGGCTGAGCGGGGAATCGACGTCTCTCATCAATCATCGAAGGCGTTGACGGCTGAGATGATCAAAGAGGCTGATTACGTCATCATTGTCTGCGGTCACGCCGATCAGCACTGCCCGGCCCTTTCTCCCCAGGTCGAAAAACTCCACTGGGGTATCGAGGATCCTGGCGCTCTGATTGGACGGGACTCCGAAGACGTGCTGGCCGCCTTTCGCCAGGCCCGCGACGAGATCGAACGGCGTGTTCGCGATTTCTATTCGACGTTAGGGAACAAGGGATAGATACCTAATGGCTGGGTTTAGCTAAACCAATGCGAAAGCCGACCGCGGTTCCGGGCGACCAAGCCATAGACCCGGTCCGCCAGCCACATGCCGCCCGGTATATGAAAGGGGAGGGTCCTGAGAAATGCGCCGGGGAGCCTCGCCACGGTCTCGCGCACCGCGGCGGCCCCCGTAAAAATGTGATCCCCCTCGTCGATCAGATGTAGTTCCTCACGACACCGGTCTAGCGATATACCTGGGAAGCGGTCTCCCAGGTCCGGCTCCTGGAAAGGGATCAGCTCGAGTTGCTTCCCTCGATCCTTCCGGTGGACCCACCGGGCCAAGCGGCGTCAGAGCCCTCAGTCGCCGTCGTAGATGATCGTGGCTTTAGGCGGTCCTGACCGCACTGATCCGTCTCCTCCGGATGCGTGGGGCGGCAAGATCCTCAGTTCAGGTGAGTCCGAGCAGCTGCTCGATCCTGTCCCGGTCAAAGCCGACGATCACCTCCCCATCGATGAGTGTGACCGGCGTGGCGCGAACCCCAAATTTGATCAGTTCGGCCAGCGCCTGTTGATCTTCTCGGATGTTCTTCTCCGCGTATTGCACACCCTTTTGAGAAAGAAACTCTTTCTCGTGGTCACAGGCGGCTCAGCCGGGCTGGGTATAGACGATCACCTGTTTCGCCACGATCTCCTCCTTTCTATCCCCCATAACCGCACCAGTTCAGAAGAACACAGTTGGAAGGACACAGAAGATTCGGATATTAGAGTGCATTCTTCTCCCCGTAAGGGGCTGATCTCTCCTACCACTCGAGCCGCGAAGTGTCCGGGCCGAACAGAAGGCCGATGGCCCAATCCAAGGCCACCCGGACGCGGTTCTTGACCCCGATCATCTTCGCCCAGAAGACAGTCCGCCACAGGACCCAGGCAAAGAGGCCGGCGAATCGGTACCCCCGAATCTCCGCGACGGCATATCGACTTCCGAGCGAGACCAGGTCCCCCTGATGCTGGTACCGGAAGGCGAGCACGCCCTGACCCCGGAGGTGCCGTGCGATGTTTGCGGCGACCGTTTTCGTCTGTTGTAGCGCGACCTGGCCCGTGGGGGGTAGGGGCTGGCCGGTAGAGGGGTCCAAGAAATGCGCACAGTCTCCGAGGGCATAGACTTCAGGGTGATCCGGGAGATGGAGATGCTCATTCACCCGCACTCGCCCCAGGTGGTCCTTGGCGACTGGCAGCGCCTCGATGACCGGGTTTGCCCGGACCCCGGCGGTCCAGATAAGAGTGTCCGCACGGATCTTCTCGCCAGTGGTCAGGACCACGCCGTCCGGCATCATCTCGGCCACCGGGGTCTCGAGCTTCACCTCGACCCCTTTCTGTCGCAGCGTTTCGAGCGCCAGTTGGGCCAGGCTCTCACCCACACAGGGGATGATCCGCGGGGTCGCCTCGAGCAGCAGGATCCGGATCTCTTTTGGGTCGATGTGGCGGTAGAATCGGAGCAAGCTCTTGAAAATCAGGTCGTGGATCTCGGCAGCCAGCTCGACTCCAGTACATCCCCCACCCACCAAAACAAGGGTGAGGAGTGTTCGGCGCCGTGCGGGGTCCGTTTCCTGTTCCGCCCCTTCTAAGCATTCAATCAGGTGGTTACGGAGCCGCACGGCATCCCGCAATTCCTTAAACTGGAAGAGCTGGGGAGGGGGATGCAGTCCGTAGAAGTTCGTCACGCTCCCGAGAGCCAGGACCAAGAGGTCGTACTTCACTGCTCCACGGTCGGTGAGGATCCGCCGCCCATCCAGATCGATGGCCTCCACCCGTCGCTCCAGGAAAGTAAGTCGCCACCGACGCCCGAGGAGGCGGACAGGCCATACTACGTGCCTGGGCTCGATCTTGCCGGCCGTGATCTCGTGGAGCATGGGGGTGAAAAGGTGGAAGTTGTGGCGGTCGATGAGGACAATTTCTGCCTCTTTCTTCCCCCGCAGTTCTTTTTCGAGAAGGCGGGCGGTGTACAGGCCTCCAAATCCCGCTCCTAAGATGGCAACTGTTGACATCACAAGCTCCTCTGCCCATGCTACCATTTCTGTGTCTCTTCTCCAATTCTGCACTGCGGGAAAAGTCCTTGACAGGGGCGGAGGCGAAGCATAAAACCCCGAAAGGACAGGAAAAGCCTTGAGCCGTATTGCGAGAAGCGTCACTAATCTTGCAGAGCGGCCGCTGTCCCCACCCCAGGTGCTGGCCCTTGGCTATGGCGTGTGCATCCTGGTGGGGACCGGTCTCCTCATGCTGCCGTATGCCACTGCTGTGGGCGAGAGCCCCCCTCTGATCGATGCCCTGTTCACAGCGACCTCTGCCGTCTGCGTGACTGGTCTGATCGTGGTCGATACTCCCCACTTCTGGTCCCCCTTCGGCCACGGGGTGATCCTGGCCTTGATCCAGGTAGGGGGGCTTGGATACATGACCGTCTCGACCTTCATTGCCCTACTCCTCAGGCGGCGGGTCTCCTTGCGGGAGCGGCTCGTTCTGCAAAAGGCGGTCGGGATGCTGACCCTCGAGGGGGTGGTCCGGTTTCTCAAGCGGGTCTTGCTGATTACCGTCCTTGCCGAGGGGATCGCGACTGTTATTCTTACGCTTCGATTTAGTGTAGAACACTCGATAGGTCAGGCCTTTTTTCTCGGGCTGTTTCATGCGATTTCTGCCTTCAATAATGCGGGATTCAGCCTCTTCTCCGACAATCTGGCAGGCTACGTCGCCGACCCGGTGGTGAACCTTACCGTGGTGGTGAGCGTCATTCTGGGAGGGATGGGCTACCTCGTGATCAACGAACTTCTGGAGCGACGGCGGGAGCGGGTGACCGAGCACCTCTCGATCCACACACGCCTGGTTCTCGGGACGACGGCAGCGCTTCTAGTCGGGGGTGTGCTGCTCTTCCTGCTCCTCGAGTGGACCAATCCTAAGACGCTCGCATCTTTGGGAATTCCGGAACGGCTGCTGGCCGCCTCCTTTCAGGCGGTGACCCCGCGGACCGCGGGGTTTAACACGGTCGGGATCGGCGTTCTTCGTGAAACCACCCTCTTTATGTTCATCGTGCTGATGTTTATCGGGGCATCACCAGGAGGGACAGGCGGGGGGATCAAGACCACGACGTGTGGGACGGTTCTCGTTGCCTTGTGGCGGAGACTCCGCGGTGACCATGAGATCAACCTGATGGGCCGCAGGCTGCCACAGAAGGTCCTGAACGATGCCTTCATCCTTTCAGGCCTCTCCTTTATTTATGTTATCGTCGTGACCTTGACGCTTATGGTGAGCGAGGGATATTCGTACCTTTCCACGCTCTTTGAGGTGACCTCGGCGTTCGGGACGGTCGGGCTTTCCACGGGCGCCCCGGGGCTCGTGACCAGTCTCTGCAGCCTGTTCTCCGCTTTTGGCAAGATCGCCATTGCGGGGACCATGCTGGTGGGCCGGATAGGACCTCTCACCCTGGGAGCTGCCCTCTTGTCCAAGGAGCCAGCTCCGAGTTATCGTCTTTTGGAAGAGCAGGTCCTTATTGGCTAGGGAGGGAAGATGGTTAAGCCGCAATTTGCCGTGATCGGCCTGGGAGGCTTTGGGTATGCCGTGGCCAGGACGTTACTGGAGAAAGGGTGTCAGGTTCTCTGCATTGACCGGTTGGAAGAGCGGCTGGAGCAGGTCCGTGAAATCGCCACGCTGGCAGTCCAGGCGGATGCCACCGACGAGAAGGTTCTTCGGGAAGTAGGAGTGGGAGCGGTGGATTGCGCGGTAGTGAGCTTGGGCCATGACATGGAGGCGAGTCTTTTGGTGGCTATGGCGCTCAAGGACATCGGGGTTAAGCAACTCGTGGTGAAGGCAGTCGGTTCCCTTCACGGCCGAATCCTGAAAAAGCTGGGAGTCGACCGGGTGGTTTTTCCGGAGGCGGATATGGGACGGCGAGTTGCGGAGAGCCTGGTCACCCCCTCGATCCTCGATTATCTGGAACTGGGAGAGGGATATGGGGTGGCCGAGGTGGGCGCCCCTCAACAGTTGTGGGGGAAGAATCTCGCCGAGCTTCAACTCCGGACCCAGTACGGAGTCACCGTCCTCGCTATTCGACGGGCTTCGAAAGGCGAGCAACCGACCATCGTCGTGAGCCCGTGGGGCGCCGAGGTCATTCTGGAAGGAGATATCCTGGTCATCATCGGCGAGGAGAAGAACCTCGGAAAACTTAGCGCAGCAGAAGAGTAATGGGGGGGCGGGCCTACATCGGGACGTCGGGCTGGAGCTATCCGCACTGGCGGCGTGTCTTTTACCCGAAGGCCCTCCGGGGCGAGGCGTGGCTGAACCACTACGGCACCTTCTTCGAGACGGTGGAGCTGAACAACACTTTCTATCAGCTTCCGGAGGCGAGCACGTTTCGTCACTGGTACCGGGAGACGCCACGGCGTTTTGTTTTTGCGGTGAAGGGGAGTCGCTTTATCACCCACATGAAGAAACTGCAGGCGCCCCGGGGAGCCTTGAATCGTTTCCTCCGGCGCGTAAGCATCCTGAAAGAAAAGCTGGGGCCCGTGCTCTTCCAGCTCCCGCCTCGTTTTAGGTGCAATCTGGAGCGGCTGGCGGATTTTGCCGATCTCTTACCGGCGGGGCACCGATACGCCTTTGAATTTCGGGATCCCACCTGGTTTGTGCCTGAAGTGTATGCCATTCTGAGAAAGAGGGGCCTCGGATTCTGCATCTTCAGTCTACAGGAGCTTCCGTGTCCGGAGGTGATCACCGCCCGCTACGCCTATATCCGGTTTCACGGGCCTGGGGCTAAATACGCGGGGAGGTATTCTGAGGCGGAACTTCGGGTGTCGGCCCGCCGCATCCGTAGGTGGCTCTCGGAAGGTCTTGACGTGTACAGCTATTTCAACAACGACGAGCGCGGGTACGCAGTGGCGAATGCCATTCGGCTTCGCGAGCTCGTCGGCTGATCTTTATCCCGAGGGATGCGCCCCGAGGGGTTTCCATCAACCACTCGTGCGTTTGCTTGAATCGACAACACATGGTGGTCCACCGGGATTTGAAAGGGAAACACGACTAATCTTGACGAGTTATCAACATATCTACATCCTCTACTCCTAGGCCCCTCGCTGGCATATCCACAGCTTTATCCACACCAAACCCAAAAAAATTAACAACTTACACCACTTTTTGCTTGACTCGTCTGCTGACACTGGGCTACGAATAGACTACAATTCCCCATGGCTGTTCTGAACGCCGGGCACGTCTAGCCGGCAGCCTACCCTGCCCAAGTCCACGTCAACCTACTGCACCACTGAGCCGTGCTTAATCCCTGGTGAGAGGAGGAATGACATGGATACAGGCATTCACGTATACGCAATCCAACGCCGCCATTCCCGCTGGCGAGTCTGGGGGCCCGAGGGGCGGATTGCTCCCAACCACACGGCCTCCTTCCTCAACATCAGTCAGGGGGGGGCCCTGATCGAACACGTACACCCCGTCCGGCCCGAAAGCCTCTTGTTCCTCACGGTCCTCGTCAACGAACGGGAGGTGAGGCTCAAGTGCCGCGTAGTCCGGTCAGAGGTTCAATCTTATGAGGTCTGGCCCACAGGGAAGAAGGAACATGTCTACCGGACGGGACTGGAGTTTCTGGGACTCTCCGAGAACTCTCAAGGACTGATCTCTGAATACATCAATTCATTGAGAGGAGAAGATAAGGCAACACGGGGCAGCGAGTGACTAGCCAACGGTAGAAACTCTTTTTTTAGCCTCGTCTCGCATGGCCGATTTCCCTCCCGGCCCTCACAACTTGCATTCTCCCTCTACCCTCCCTTTCAAGGGTGAAGGAAAGGGCGGGCGGCAGTCCTCGCTTGCCCTCATCCCCCAGCGCATATATATTAGGGTATAGTCGTGTTCTTGCCTAGAGCAGGAAACCGGCTGAATTCCTTCCTTAGTATCTTCACGCCCTAGGCCGATTGTTGAGCGGCCGGGAGGGACTACCATGCAGGACTCGTTCGGAACGAGCGGCATTCTTGACGTGGGCGGGACAAAGCACCGCATCTGGCGACTCGAGGCCCTGGAGAAACGCGGATGGGGCATGGCGAGACTCCCTTATGCCTTGCGGATCCTGCTCGAGAACCTGCTGCGGTGCGAGGATGGGGCGGTCGTCACGGCGGAGGAGATCGAGGCCGTCGCCCGCTGGGATCCCAAGGCTCCCTCCACCCGCGAAATCGCCTTCACTCCGGCACGGGTGCTGATGCAGGACTTTACCGGCGTCCCTGCGGTCGTCGATCTCGCGGCGATGCGGGATGCGATTAAGCGGATGGGGGGTGACCCCAAGAAGATCAATCCCCTGCAGCCAGCCGAACTCGTGATCGACCACTCCGTCCAAGTGGACGCCTTCGGATTGCCCGACGCCATTCGGATCAACGCGGAACGGGAGTTCGGGCGTAACCACG includes:
- a CDS encoding phosphoenolpyruvate carboxykinase, with the protein product MSDSKGVHTMEQLGRIPRHCGLETHGIRNVDRAYWNFPAAALYEEVVRRREGVFAHLGPLVVRTGDHTGRSPNDKFIVREPSCEDKVWWGKVNRPFTPEKFDGLHQRVLAYLQGRDVFIQNCYAGADPSHRLPIRIITETAWHSLFARTMFIPERDPAKLAEHVPEFTVINLPNFHARPERDGTNSQVFIVVHFQKKLVLIGGTSYAGEIKKSIFTILNYVLPQSHILSMHCSANTGAGGDTALFFGLSGTGKTTLSADPARTLIGDDEHGWSDRGIFNFEGGCYAKVIRLSKEAEPEIYETTRKFGTILENVTIDTTTRHLDLDDDSLTENTRAAYPIGYIPNATKTGLGEHPKNIVFLTADAFGVMPPIARLNSEQAMYHFLSGYTAKVAGTEKGVTEPQATFSTCFGAPFMALHPSVYAKMLGEKIAKHQVDVWLVNTGWTGGPYGVGHRMKIAYTRAMVNAALDGELDGAPTEVDPVFGFQIPTACPEVPPEVLAPRNTWTDPKAYDAKAKELAGRFIENFQQFASDVPANVQEGGPRMG
- a CDS encoding ATP-binding protein, with protein sequence MKPKRKRAEEKVTALYRAGLHIQEPLEFQERLDRLLQTARTVLELDRVNILLADGDERWLQTVASTGTTEPLEWIRVPIGPEGGGVAQAYRTRQPVVWDGRAGMPETMRLKPPYDRIAALRSRVFANLPLVVHGRAIGVLGVDRKHSRRPLEPATLDLLKLFAAQAALAIEHARLYEEQLLTALDLEEMVEARTGELQEANARLQEALRTAEESSQTKSRFLATMSHELRTPLNAIIGFSELLQDQQFGSLTDKQRRYVSHVLAGGQHLLSLINGILDLAKVEAGKLEILPESFPLPETIRAALDSLRPQAEAKRLEIKLTLETSPTFLVADPVRFRQILYNLVSNALKFTPEGGHITVTSRPAGSNAVEIAVHDTGCGINAEDLPKLFQPFTQLDASLSRRHQGTGLGLVLTKKLVELHGGLIRVESVGEGQGCTFTVTLPLQSSAPAPPGPSPKGTGAKAFTV
- a CDS encoding arsenate reductase ArsC translates to MIFLCTGNSARSQMAEAFACHYGAGQGEASSAGIDPKGLHPLTVRVMAERGIDVSHQSSKALTAEMIKEADYVIIVCGHADQHCPALSPQVEKLHWGIEDPGALIGRDSEDVLAAFRQARDEIERRVRDFYSTLGNKG
- a CDS encoding DUF393 domain-containing protein, producing MARWVHRKDRGKQLELIPFQEPDLGDRFPGISLDRCREELHLIDEGDHIFTGAAAVRETVARLPGAFLRTLPFHIPGGMWLADRVYGLVARNRGRLSHWFS
- a CDS encoding glutaredoxin family protein produces the protein MAKQVIVYTQPGUAACDHEKEFLSQKGVQYAEKNIREDQQALAELIKFGVRATPVTLIDGEVIVGFDRDRIEQLLGLT
- a CDS encoding NAD(P)/FAD-dependent oxidoreductase — encoded protein: MVAWAEELVMSTVAILGAGFGGLYTARLLEKELRGKKEAEIVLIDRHNFHLFTPMLHEITAGKIEPRHVVWPVRLLGRRWRLTFLERRVEAIDLDGRRILTDRGAVKYDLLVLALGSVTNFYGLHPPPQLFQFKELRDAVRLRNHLIECLEGAEQETDPARRRTLLTLVLVGGGCTGVELAAEIHDLIFKSLLRFYRHIDPKEIRILLLEATPRIIPCVGESLAQLALETLRQKGVEVKLETPVAEMMPDGVVLTTGEKIRADTLIWTAGVRANPVIEALPVAKDHLGRVRVNEHLHLPDHPEVYALGDCAHFLDPSTGQPLPPTGQVALQQTKTVAANIARHLRGQGVLAFRYQHQGDLVSLGSRYAVAEIRGYRFAGLFAWVLWRTVFWAKMIGVKNRVRVALDWAIGLLFGPDTSRLEW
- a CDS encoding TrkH family potassium uptake protein — translated: MSRIARSVTNLAERPLSPPQVLALGYGVCILVGTGLLMLPYATAVGESPPLIDALFTATSAVCVTGLIVVDTPHFWSPFGHGVILALIQVGGLGYMTVSTFIALLLRRRVSLRERLVLQKAVGMLTLEGVVRFLKRVLLITVLAEGIATVILTLRFSVEHSIGQAFFLGLFHAISAFNNAGFSLFSDNLAGYVADPVVNLTVVVSVILGGMGYLVINELLERRRERVTEHLSIHTRLVLGTTAALLVGGVLLFLLLEWTNPKTLASLGIPERLLAASFQAVTPRTAGFNTVGIGVLRETTLFMFIVLMFIGASPGGTGGGIKTTTCGTVLVALWRRLRGDHEINLMGRRLPQKVLNDAFILSGLSFIYVIVVTLTLMVSEGYSYLSTLFEVTSAFGTVGLSTGAPGLVTSLCSLFSAFGKIAIAGTMLVGRIGPLTLGAALLSKEPAPSYRLLEEQVLIG
- a CDS encoding TrkA family potassium uptake protein, which produces MVKPQFAVIGLGGFGYAVARTLLEKGCQVLCIDRLEERLEQVREIATLAVQADATDEKVLREVGVGAVDCAVVSLGHDMEASLLVAMALKDIGVKQLVVKAVGSLHGRILKKLGVDRVVFPEADMGRRVAESLVTPSILDYLELGEGYGVAEVGAPQQLWGKNLAELQLRTQYGVTVLAIRRASKGEQPTIVVSPWGAEVILEGDILVIIGEEKNLGKLSAAEE
- a CDS encoding DUF72 domain-containing protein codes for the protein MGGRAYIGTSGWSYPHWRRVFYPKALRGEAWLNHYGTFFETVELNNTFYQLPEASTFRHWYRETPRRFVFAVKGSRFITHMKKLQAPRGALNRFLRRVSILKEKLGPVLFQLPPRFRCNLERLADFADLLPAGHRYAFEFRDPTWFVPEVYAILRKRGLGFCIFSLQELPCPEVITARYAYIRFHGPGAKYAGRYSEAELRVSARRIRRWLSEGLDVYSYFNNDERGYAVANAIRLRELVG
- a CDS encoding PilZ domain-containing protein; the protein is MDTGIHVYAIQRRHSRWRVWGPEGRIAPNHTASFLNISQGGALIEHVHPVRPESLLFLTVLVNEREVRLKCRVVRSEVQSYEVWPTGKKEHVYRTGLEFLGLSENSQGLISEYINSLRGEDKATRGSE